The proteins below are encoded in one region of Edaphobacter bradus:
- a CDS encoding S41 family peptidase: MAPRTRRALFSVTVFLATCGVLGSFINRKVAAQSATDESVLRDNLHTFTDVYALVEKNYAEPLTTDKTDKAIYDGAIPGMLHVLDPHSNFYDPKAYAQMREDQHGRYYGVGMTIQPQPDPTAKGGTKIVVLYPFEGTPSYKAGVRPGDVILSVDGKSTEGMDSAAVASLLKGPRNTHVSVEMSREGSPKPLVFDLVRDEVSRPSVDLAFLVRPGIAYIHVSNFIETTSREVGDALDKFGDINGLVIDLRGNPGGLLNEAVNMSDKFLQKGQIVVSQRGRAFPDQVYRASHGSDTKYPIVVLVNRNTASAAEIVSGALQDHDRALIVGETTFGKGLVQTVFQISENTGLALTTYHYYTPSGRLIQRNYNNVSLYDYYYVRDSDTQPKDKTNLEVKLTDSGRTVYGGGGITPDEKIDNLKTNHFQDSLLQHYAFFNFSKHYMAVHNSVPKDFAVDDATLQEFKAFLKSQNIEYTDSDIASAQDWVKENIKGELFTSQFGQLEGLKVRAEWDPQIAKAITYLPEAQTLQDHLKLALAQKAAPGGH, from the coding sequence ATGGCTCCCCGCACCCGCCGCGCCCTCTTCTCCGTCACCGTCTTCCTGGCCACTTGTGGAGTGCTGGGATCTTTCATCAACCGGAAGGTCGCCGCCCAATCGGCAACCGATGAGTCCGTGCTAAGGGACAACCTGCATACGTTTACCGACGTCTACGCGCTCGTCGAGAAGAACTATGCCGAACCGCTGACCACGGACAAGACCGACAAGGCGATCTACGACGGCGCGATTCCAGGCATGCTGCACGTCCTCGATCCGCACTCCAACTTCTATGACCCGAAGGCCTACGCGCAGATGCGCGAGGACCAGCACGGCCGCTACTACGGGGTCGGCATGACGATCCAGCCTCAGCCCGACCCGACGGCCAAGGGCGGCACGAAGATCGTCGTACTGTACCCCTTTGAAGGCACGCCTTCTTACAAAGCTGGCGTCCGTCCCGGCGACGTCATTCTCTCGGTTGACGGCAAGAGCACCGAGGGCATGGATTCCGCGGCCGTCGCTTCCCTGCTCAAGGGACCTCGCAACACCCATGTCTCTGTGGAGATGAGCCGTGAAGGCTCACCCAAGCCCCTGGTCTTCGACCTCGTGCGTGACGAGGTCTCGCGCCCCTCAGTCGACCTGGCCTTCCTTGTTCGGCCGGGCATCGCCTACATTCACGTCAGCAACTTCATCGAGACAACGAGCCGGGAGGTCGGTGACGCGCTCGATAAGTTCGGCGACATCAACGGCCTGGTCATCGACCTCCGCGGCAACCCCGGAGGACTGCTCAACGAAGCCGTCAATATGTCGGACAAGTTCCTACAGAAAGGGCAGATCGTCGTCTCGCAGCGCGGAAGGGCCTTCCCGGACCAGGTCTACCGAGCCTCTCACGGCTCGGATACGAAGTACCCGATCGTCGTTCTGGTGAACCGCAACACCGCTTCAGCGGCTGAGATCGTCTCGGGTGCCCTTCAGGATCACGATCGCGCTCTGATCGTCGGCGAGACTACCTTCGGCAAAGGTCTGGTGCAGACCGTATTTCAAATCTCCGAAAACACCGGACTTGCACTGACTACCTATCACTACTACACCCCGTCCGGAAGGCTTATTCAGCGCAACTACAATAATGTGTCGCTCTACGACTACTATTACGTGCGCGACTCCGACACGCAGCCCAAGGACAAGACCAACCTCGAGGTGAAGCTGACCGACTCCGGCCGTACTGTATACGGCGGCGGAGGCATTACGCCCGACGAGAAGATCGACAACCTGAAGACGAACCACTTTCAGGATTCCCTGCTCCAGCACTACGCGTTCTTCAACTTCAGCAAGCACTACATGGCAGTCCACAACTCAGTCCCCAAAGACTTTGCCGTGGATGACGCTACGCTGCAGGAGTTCAAGGCATTCCTCAAGTCGCAAAATATTGAGTACACCGATTCCGATATCGCCAGCGCGCAGGATTGGGTCAAGGAGAACATCAAGGGTGAGCTGTTCACTTCACAATTCGGCCAGTTGGAAGGGCTAAAGGTACGGGCGGAATGGGATCCCCAGATCGCGAAGGCAATCACCTACCTACCCGAAGCCCAGACCCTGCAGGACCATCTGAAACTTGCCCTGGCCCAAAAGGCGGCTCCTGGTGGCCACTGA
- a CDS encoding peptidylprolyl isomerase yields MISRISQFAAMCGLGLLTLPIAALAQAPRYQSPLTAPTPQQTALPVPPAITPNGEVVEDVIVRVNDQIINRSDLERAQQQLNYENQQGNASPADAAERQKNLLRDMIDQQLLLSRGKELGINADAEVIRRLDEIRKQNHLDTMEDLEKAARQQGVSFEDFKANIRNNIITQQVVRDEVGRRIQMTQAQEQAYYDAHKNEFTQPEQVRLSEILVPTAADANDAAVAQAQAKADEISAKIKAGDKFDELAKTYSGGPTASQGGDLGLFKRGALAKVLEDQTFGLPAGGVTNPIRTRQGYVILKVTEHQASGVPPLKEIEPQVQEALYMQSMQPALRAYLSKLREEAYIDIKPGFVDSGASSKQTKPVFTAYAPPVSKKKAQTEKQRFDRGGRFSTVSKTTTAPVVATPAVATAPSAAVTTATTSKTSAHPAKKKIKREKIRYGQAPRNALPPGPQETSVGAGAGVASSTLTADAGAAVAPGTAIAPTESKTQFSTTSDPDPLAPKAVVTGKTRYSYRAKTEAAEKAAKQAARQKEKIAATPAAPATDELVSEKVQAAPLGLNGDTGKQKKPKKQKGAPKERLQNKETKPPVEAPPPAPTVNPALGATPTGLTPTTPAAPAPAPPTPTTPPSN; encoded by the coding sequence ATGATTTCGAGGATTTCGCAGTTTGCAGCCATGTGCGGGCTCGGCCTGCTGACGCTGCCTATCGCAGCGCTGGCACAGGCGCCGCGGTACCAGAGCCCTTTGACGGCACCCACGCCCCAGCAGACGGCGCTTCCGGTTCCCCCCGCGATCACTCCCAACGGCGAGGTTGTTGAGGACGTTATCGTTCGCGTCAACGACCAGATCATCAACCGCAGCGATCTCGAGCGCGCCCAGCAGCAGCTGAACTATGAGAATCAGCAGGGCAATGCGAGCCCTGCCGATGCGGCCGAGCGGCAGAAGAACCTTCTGCGCGACATGATTGACCAGCAGCTTCTGCTCTCGCGGGGCAAGGAACTCGGCATCAATGCCGATGCCGAGGTGATTCGCCGCCTCGATGAGATCCGCAAGCAGAACCATCTGGATACGATGGAAGACCTCGAGAAGGCCGCCCGCCAGCAGGGAGTCTCGTTCGAGGACTTCAAGGCCAACATCCGCAACAACATCATCACGCAGCAGGTCGTTCGCGACGAGGTCGGCCGCCGCATCCAGATGACGCAGGCGCAGGAGCAGGCCTACTACGATGCGCACAAGAATGAGTTTACCCAGCCTGAACAGGTTCGACTGAGTGAGATCCTTGTGCCCACCGCTGCCGATGCCAACGATGCTGCGGTGGCACAGGCGCAGGCCAAGGCTGACGAAATCTCCGCAAAGATCAAGGCGGGAGACAAGTTCGATGAGCTGGCCAAGACCTACTCCGGCGGGCCAACGGCTTCGCAGGGAGGCGATCTTGGTCTTTTCAAGCGCGGCGCGCTGGCCAAGGTCCTCGAGGACCAGACCTTCGGCCTTCCCGCCGGCGGCGTGACCAACCCCATCCGCACCCGTCAGGGCTACGTCATCCTCAAGGTCACCGAGCATCAGGCTTCCGGTGTTCCCCCGCTCAAGGAAATTGAGCCGCAGGTTCAGGAGGCGCTGTACATGCAGTCCATGCAGCCCGCTCTGCGCGCTTATCTGTCGAAGCTGCGTGAAGAGGCCTACATCGATATCAAGCCGGGCTTCGTGGACTCTGGTGCCAGCTCCAAGCAGACCAAGCCGGTCTTTACGGCTTACGCGCCTCCCGTTTCGAAGAAGAAGGCGCAGACAGAGAAGCAGCGGTTCGATCGCGGCGGCCGCTTTTCGACGGTGAGCAAGACGACGACCGCTCCGGTGGTTGCAACTCCCGCGGTTGCGACGGCACCTTCGGCTGCGGTCACAACGGCGACGACTTCAAAGACCTCGGCTCATCCCGCCAAGAAGAAGATCAAGCGCGAGAAGATTCGCTATGGGCAGGCTCCGCGCAATGCGCTTCCTCCGGGACCGCAGGAGACCTCTGTGGGCGCCGGAGCGGGCGTGGCTTCGTCGACCCTGACCGCCGACGCTGGAGCGGCCGTTGCTCCGGGAACGGCGATAGCTCCAACTGAGAGCAAGACGCAGTTCTCTACGACCTCTGATCCCGATCCGCTCGCCCCGAAGGCTGTGGTCACCGGTAAGACGCGTTACAGCTACCGCGCCAAGACGGAGGCCGCCGAGAAGGCCGCCAAACAGGCTGCTCGCCAGAAGGAGAAGATTGCTGCAACTCCGGCCGCTCCGGCGACTGATGAGCTGGTCAGTGAGAAAGTTCAGGCGGCTCCGCTCGGTCTGAACGGAGACACCGGCAAGCAGAAGAAGCCGAAGAAGCAGAAGGGAGCTCCCAAGGAGAGGCTGCAGAACAAGGAGACAAAGCCTCCTGTCGAGGCTCCTCCGCCGGCTCCAACGGTGAACCCTGCGCTGGGAGCGACGCCGACAGGCCTCACACCCACGACTCCGGCTGCTCCGGCCCCGGCACCTCCGACGCCCACGACTCCTCCGTCGAACTAG
- a CDS encoding 3'-5' exoribonuclease YhaM family protein, whose translation MKDFFVADAPRFENSVVTSYFVLSSFQVRDRKQGGQFVSAILTDKTGSLPAVMWDDFADAVAVCTEGCYVKAQGQIARYQGRFQMGLQRLRPAAESEVDAADFLPVTRFDVEEMWTELRGYVSRFTNPDLQRLVFAFLDDPEIAQAYRTAPAAKMLHHAWIGGLLEHVLTLVRVCLATAPFYPEVDADLLVSGAVLHDIGKIRELYWKTSFGYTLEGQLVGHISIAQRMLQEKVRGIEPFPEKLRLLVEHMILSHHGKYEFGSPKLPMTPEALLLNTLDDLEAKMQTLRNAFDAATEQGKGPTEVTDWVRSMERPLFNSQAYLKDSE comes from the coding sequence ATGAAAGATTTCTTTGTTGCGGATGCTCCTCGTTTTGAGAACTCCGTAGTTACGTCGTACTTCGTTCTCTCCTCGTTTCAGGTGCGTGACAGAAAGCAGGGCGGCCAGTTTGTCTCGGCCATCCTCACGGACAAGACCGGATCGCTGCCCGCGGTGATGTGGGACGATTTTGCAGATGCCGTGGCGGTCTGCACGGAAGGCTGTTACGTCAAGGCCCAGGGGCAGATTGCCCGCTACCAGGGGCGGTTCCAGATGGGGTTGCAACGGCTCCGTCCGGCCGCCGAGAGTGAGGTCGACGCGGCAGACTTTCTTCCGGTTACCCGCTTCGATGTGGAGGAGATGTGGACTGAGCTGCGGGGCTACGTCTCGCGCTTCACGAATCCTGATCTGCAACGGCTGGTGTTTGCGTTTCTGGACGATCCTGAGATTGCCCAGGCCTATCGGACGGCTCCTGCCGCCAAGATGCTGCACCATGCGTGGATCGGGGGACTGCTGGAGCATGTGCTTACGCTGGTTCGCGTGTGTCTCGCTACGGCGCCGTTTTATCCGGAGGTCGATGCCGATCTGCTGGTTTCGGGAGCAGTCCTGCACGATATTGGCAAGATCCGCGAGCTGTACTGGAAGACGAGCTTTGGCTACACCCTCGAGGGGCAACTTGTGGGCCACATCAGCATCGCGCAGCGGATGCTGCAGGAGAAGGTCCGAGGGATCGAGCCGTTTCCCGAGAAGCTGCGCCTGCTTGTCGAGCACATGATTCTTTCGCATCACGGCAAGTACGAGTTCGGGTCTCCGAAGCTTCCGATGACGCCGGAGGCGCTGCTGCTGAACACTCTCGACGACCTTGAGGCCAAGATGCAGACGCTGCGTAACGCCTTCGACGCCGCCACGGAGCAGGGCAAAGGACCGACGGAAGTGACCGACTGGGTACGATCGATGGAGCGTCCGCTGTTCAACTCGCAGGCGTACCTCAAGGACAGCGAGTAG
- the aroC gene encoding chorismate synthase — protein MLRFSTAGESHGESLVAMVSGLPAGVPVDQEFINRELWRRQKGYGRGGRMRIERDTAHILSGVRHGKTIGSPVALTIANNDWKNWTEILPVEEGDPAKHKAVASPRPGHADLAGAIKYDFKDARYVLERASARESTARVASGAFAKLLLRALGVEVLSHVIRVGKAELSRPAQWDEIVALSHKDEVLLNCVDPESEARMKAEVDAVLRTGDTVGGVFEVIVHGLPPGIGTHANWDERLDGLLAQTVMSLQAVKAVEIGRGVTAAESLGSAVHDAIGYEGSSVDFTKFSRDHNNAGGIEGGISNGEDVVVRGYLKPISTLRRPLGSVSFETREPVKAAYERSDVCVVPAAGVAAEAMVALTIARLVIEKFGGDSLRELERNYKGYLEQIKAY, from the coding sequence ATGCTTCGATTTTCCACAGCAGGTGAGAGCCACGGTGAGAGCCTTGTGGCTATGGTCAGCGGTCTTCCGGCGGGTGTCCCGGTCGATCAGGAGTTCATCAACCGGGAGCTTTGGCGGCGGCAAAAGGGCTATGGCCGGGGCGGACGCATGCGGATTGAGCGTGACACGGCCCACATCCTCTCGGGTGTACGTCACGGCAAGACGATCGGCTCGCCGGTTGCGCTGACGATCGCCAACAATGACTGGAAGAACTGGACCGAGATTCTCCCGGTGGAGGAGGGCGATCCCGCGAAACACAAGGCGGTGGCTTCGCCGCGTCCGGGGCACGCCGATCTTGCCGGAGCTATCAAGTACGACTTCAAAGATGCCCGTTATGTACTTGAAAGAGCGAGTGCTCGTGAGAGTACGGCACGTGTCGCCTCGGGCGCCTTTGCCAAGCTTCTGCTGCGTGCGCTTGGCGTCGAGGTGCTGAGCCATGTGATTCGCGTTGGCAAGGCTGAACTTTCGCGACCTGCGCAGTGGGATGAGATCGTCGCGCTGTCGCATAAGGATGAGGTTCTGTTGAACTGCGTCGATCCCGAGAGCGAGGCGCGGATGAAGGCCGAGGTGGATGCTGTCCTGCGCACCGGCGATACGGTTGGCGGCGTCTTCGAGGTGATTGTTCACGGGCTCCCGCCTGGAATTGGGACGCATGCGAACTGGGACGAGCGTCTGGACGGACTGCTGGCCCAGACGGTGATGAGCCTGCAGGCGGTGAAGGCGGTGGAGATTGGCCGCGGCGTTACGGCGGCGGAGTCGCTTGGCTCCGCGGTCCATGATGCGATCGGCTACGAGGGCTCCAGCGTCGACTTTACGAAGTTCTCTCGCGACCACAACAATGCAGGCGGCATCGAGGGTGGTATCTCCAATGGTGAGGATGTTGTGGTTCGGGGATACCTGAAGCCGATCTCCACGTTGCGGCGGCCGCTGGGCAGCGTCAGCTTTGAGACTCGCGAGCCGGTCAAGGCGGCTTATGAGCGCAGTGACGTTTGTGTGGTTCCGGCTGCGGGAGTTGCGGCGGAGGCGATGGTTGCTCTGACGATCGCGCGGCTGGTGATTGAGAAGTTCGGCGGCGACTCGCTGCGTGAGCTGGAGCGCAACTACAAGGGCTATCTGGAGCAGATCAAGGCGTATTAA
- the def gene encoding peptide deformylase, translating to MQKTIKVYDIVKYPDPILSKRGEPVTVFDEKLKTLVEEMFESMYAAHGIGLAAPQIGLSQRLTVIDISFKKNPEEKIVLINPVIVAREGKQFEEEGCLSLPEIREKVRRAAWVKVRAQDVEGNWFEVEGDELLARAFQHEIDHLDGILFIDHLSRLKRDLVRSRIKKMQKNGEW from the coding sequence GTGCAAAAAACGATCAAAGTTTATGACATCGTCAAGTATCCTGACCCCATTCTGTCGAAGCGCGGCGAGCCGGTGACGGTCTTTGACGAGAAGCTGAAGACGCTGGTGGAGGAGATGTTCGAGTCGATGTATGCCGCGCATGGCATCGGCCTGGCGGCGCCGCAGATCGGGCTGTCGCAACGGCTTACGGTCATCGACATCAGCTTCAAGAAGAACCCTGAGGAGAAGATCGTCCTCATCAATCCGGTGATCGTGGCGCGCGAAGGCAAGCAGTTTGAGGAGGAGGGATGCCTCAGCCTGCCGGAGATCCGCGAGAAGGTGCGCCGCGCCGCGTGGGTCAAGGTTCGCGCGCAGGATGTCGAGGGAAACTGGTTCGAGGTTGAGGGCGATGAACTGCTCGCGCGTGCGTTCCAGCACGAGATCGATCATCTGGATGGCATTCTCTTCATCGATCACCTGAGCCGGCTGAAACGGGACCTCGTTCGCAGCAGGATCAAGAAGATGCAGAAGAATGGTGAGTGGTAG
- a CDS encoding diflavin oxidoreductase: MSEVLEQEAKASTGHASKYTRNNPYLSTVSVNYLLTGQGSEKETRHVELTLEEGMTYTPGDAVGIIPENRPEAVADVLKALGYRGDERVLDHYKVEISLEEALRTRLGIGKLARGSVGQYAKLVPELDGLKVLVGPENKARAEEYCWGREFVDLATDFPGVITEPQQLFNVLQRLTPRMYSIASSQKQHPDSVHTTVRVIRYDSHGRSRQGVASGHIGDRAGEGMKIPIFLHSNANFRLPEDTTAPVIMIGPGTGIAPFRAFLEERQATGQTGDNWLFFGEQREKMDFLYKDQLLGMVKEGVLKRLDTAFSRDQACKVYVQDRMQENAKELFEWLERGAYFYVCGDATRMAKDVETALLDVIARGSNGTLEHAAEYLAAMKKQKRYQRDVY, encoded by the coding sequence ATGAGCGAGGTTCTGGAGCAGGAAGCGAAGGCTTCGACCGGGCATGCGTCGAAGTACACGAGGAACAACCCTTATTTGTCTACAGTCAGCGTGAACTATCTGCTGACGGGCCAGGGGTCGGAGAAAGAGACGCGTCACGTTGAGCTGACGCTTGAAGAGGGCATGACGTACACGCCCGGGGATGCGGTCGGGATCATCCCGGAGAACCGCCCCGAGGCCGTTGCGGATGTGCTGAAGGCGCTCGGCTATAGGGGCGACGAGCGCGTTTTGGACCACTACAAGGTCGAGATCAGCCTGGAAGAGGCGCTGCGTACGCGGTTGGGCATCGGTAAGCTGGCGCGCGGCAGCGTGGGGCAGTACGCCAAGCTGGTGCCGGAACTGGACGGGCTGAAGGTTCTGGTTGGGCCGGAGAACAAGGCGCGCGCCGAGGAGTACTGCTGGGGACGCGAGTTTGTGGATCTGGCGACGGATTTTCCGGGCGTCATTACCGAGCCGCAGCAGTTGTTCAATGTGCTGCAGCGCCTGACGCCTCGCATGTACTCGATTGCTTCGAGCCAGAAGCAGCATCCGGACTCGGTGCACACGACGGTGCGGGTCATCCGTTACGACTCGCACGGACGCAGCCGGCAGGGTGTGGCGAGCGGCCACATCGGCGACCGCGCCGGCGAAGGCATGAAGATTCCGATCTTCCTGCACTCCAATGCCAACTTCAGGCTGCCGGAGGACACGACGGCTCCGGTCATCATGATCGGCCCCGGTACGGGGATTGCGCCGTTCCGGGCGTTTCTGGAGGAGCGGCAGGCGACCGGGCAGACGGGCGACAACTGGCTGTTCTTTGGAGAGCAGCGCGAGAAGATGGACTTCCTGTACAAAGACCAGCTGCTGGGCATGGTGAAGGAAGGGGTGCTTAAGCGGCTGGATACGGCGTTCTCGCGCGATCAGGCTTGCAAGGTCTATGTTCAGGACCGCATGCAGGAGAACGCTAAGGAGCTGTTCGAGTGGCTTGAACGGGGTGCGTACTTCTATGTCTGCGGCGATGCGACCCGCATGGCCAAGGACGTCGAGACGGCGCTTCTGGATGTCATCGCCAGGGGCTCGAACGGGACACTGGAGCATGCCGCGGAGTATCTAGCCGCGATGAAGAAGCAGAAGCGGTACCAGCGGGACGTTTACTAG
- a CDS encoding DUF6526 family protein, with protein sequence MAAEQNFKNHGRLDPATHFVIFPLFVLNFIFAIYTTIRHWPEHPHLHLWWIVISIALTVFVIRTRAQDLKLQDRVIRLEERLRLAALLPAADLAHVGELTCQQLIALRFASDAEIPALVHKTLTQGLEPKAIKESITNWRADYHRV encoded by the coding sequence ATGGCCGCTGAACAAAACTTCAAGAATCACGGACGTCTCGACCCCGCGACGCACTTTGTCATCTTCCCGCTCTTTGTGCTCAATTTCATCTTTGCCATCTACACCACCATCCGGCACTGGCCCGAGCACCCTCACCTGCACCTCTGGTGGATCGTCATCTCCATCGCCCTTACGGTCTTCGTCATCAGGACCCGCGCTCAAGACCTCAAGCTGCAGGACCGCGTCATTCGCCTTGAAGAGCGCCTCCGCCTCGCGGCGTTGCTCCCCGCCGCCGATCTTGCTCACGTCGGCGAGCTCACCTGCCAGCAGCTCATCGCTCTCCGCTTCGCCTCCGACGCCGAGATCCCTGCCCTCGTTCACAAGACCCTCACCCAGGGCCTCGAACCCAAGGCCATCAAGGAGTCCATCACCAACTGGCGCGCCGACTACCACCGCGTCTAG
- a CDS encoding deoxyribonuclease IV, with the protein MAVAKKRIGVHVGTGGGVWTAVERAVEAGANTLQIFSASPRMWKASPVKATDAAKMQELRAKHDVGPVAVHASYLINLCSQTESVRANSTSAFRGEVERALALGAEFLVLHPGSWKGLTREQGLTLAAESIEKAIEGIDFAGKNFRILIENTAGAEFSLGGKLEQVAELVETLKPCAPVAVCLDTCHVHVSGYDIVTADGYIETMKLVESTVGFEAVKVWHCNDAKAAMGSKLDRHEHIGEGMIGAEAFRRLLHDKRFAHAAFIAETPVDAPGDEARNVGVLRTLAAG; encoded by the coding sequence ATGGCTGTAGCGAAGAAGCGGATTGGTGTGCATGTAGGAACAGGCGGCGGGGTTTGGACGGCGGTGGAGCGGGCCGTGGAGGCCGGGGCGAATACTCTTCAGATATTTTCAGCGAGTCCAAGGATGTGGAAGGCGTCGCCGGTGAAGGCAACCGATGCGGCAAAGATGCAGGAGCTGCGGGCGAAGCATGATGTGGGGCCGGTGGCAGTGCATGCGAGCTACCTGATCAACCTGTGCAGCCAGACCGAGAGCGTACGGGCGAACTCGACGTCAGCGTTTCGCGGGGAGGTGGAGAGGGCTCTGGCGCTGGGAGCGGAGTTTCTGGTGCTGCATCCGGGAAGCTGGAAGGGGCTGACGCGGGAGCAGGGATTGACGCTAGCTGCTGAGTCGATTGAGAAGGCGATTGAAGGGATCGATTTTGCCGGGAAGAACTTCAGGATTCTGATTGAGAACACGGCCGGGGCGGAGTTTTCGCTGGGGGGCAAGCTGGAGCAGGTGGCGGAGCTGGTGGAGACGCTGAAGCCGTGCGCTCCGGTGGCGGTGTGCCTGGATACCTGCCACGTGCATGTCTCGGGGTACGACATCGTGACGGCGGATGGATACATCGAGACGATGAAGCTGGTGGAGTCGACGGTAGGGTTCGAGGCAGTGAAGGTGTGGCACTGCAACGACGCGAAGGCGGCGATGGGGTCGAAGCTGGACCGGCATGAGCACATCGGGGAGGGGATGATCGGGGCGGAGGCGTTTCGGCGGCTGCTGCACGATAAGCGGTTTGCCCACGCGGCGTTTATTGCGGAGACTCCGGTGGATGCTCCGGGGGATGAGGCGAGGAATGTGGGGGTGTTGAGGACGCTGGCGGCTGGATGA
- a CDS encoding transporter, which translates to MRKLLLYVCFALTMARSPHPVFAQFSDPRTYTNSPVGVNQIELMYSYDRSNSSIDSSLIVGEAKLNLNQGIITYTRYFGVLHRLTWVEPSFPIAGVSGSIGGTNINGSVTGTGDSSYQIGMLLKGGPALSVSEFESYKPTTSVGASLTFTAPTGQYDRNQLFNLGSDRWSFKPEIGMSQPFGREQKWVIDGHVNSYFYTDNRTYRGLEILKQRALPGVEAHLSYSFNGAVWASLDTRYSFRGDTLINGVNQNDVQQNFIGGSEVNVSLNARSTLIFVFARALVHENGPNSTGFAVRYDYVWGKGYR; encoded by the coding sequence ATGCGCAAACTGCTGCTCTATGTTTGCTTTGCGTTGACTATGGCGCGCTCGCCTCATCCAGTGTTTGCGCAGTTTTCGGATCCTCGCACGTATACCAACTCTCCGGTGGGTGTTAATCAGATCGAGCTGATGTACTCCTATGACCGATCCAATAGTTCGATCGACTCCTCGCTTATTGTGGGAGAGGCGAAGCTCAATCTGAATCAGGGAATCATCACCTACACACGCTATTTTGGCGTGCTTCATCGACTGACCTGGGTGGAACCCAGTTTTCCGATCGCCGGAGTTTCAGGTTCGATCGGCGGGACCAACATCAACGGGTCTGTGACCGGGACCGGCGATTCCAGCTATCAGATTGGCATGTTGCTGAAAGGTGGCCCAGCGCTCAGCGTGTCAGAATTCGAAAGCTATAAGCCCACGACCTCTGTTGGAGCGAGTCTTACCTTCACGGCGCCCACAGGGCAGTATGACCGTAACCAGCTTTTCAATCTTGGTTCCGATCGCTGGTCATTCAAGCCGGAGATTGGCATGTCACAGCCGTTTGGGCGGGAGCAGAAGTGGGTGATTGATGGGCATGTCAATTCTTATTTCTATACGGACAATCGTACGTATCGTGGTCTGGAGATACTCAAGCAGCGGGCACTGCCTGGAGTGGAGGCACACCTCAGCTACTCGTTTAACGGCGCGGTGTGGGCTTCTCTGGATACTCGCTACTCTTTTCGCGGTGACACGTTGATCAACGGGGTGAACCAGAATGATGTGCAACAGAATTTCATAGGGGGTAGCGAGGTGAATGTTTCCCTGAATGCACGCAGCACGCTGATTTTTGTATTCGCCAGAGCATTGGTACACGAAAATGGGCCAAACAGCACAGGTTTTGCCGTGAGATATGACTATGTCTGGGGCAAAGGCTACAGATGA
- a CDS encoding D-arabinono-1,4-lactone oxidase, giving the protein MTGLRTIAADNLWLSPCYQRPGLAIHFTRKPEWPEVQKVPPLIEEKLAPFEARPHWAKLNTISPARLNHLSTPKLPDYRALAT; this is encoded by the coding sequence ATCACCGGACTCCGCACCATCGCCGCCGACAACCTCTGGCTAAGCCCCTGCTACCAGCGCCCCGGGCTCGCCATCCACTTCACCCGGAAACCCGAGTGGCCCGAAGTCCAGAAAGTCCCTCCGCTCATCGAAGAAAAGCTCGCCCCGTTCGAAGCCCGTCCCCACTGGGCGAAGCTCAACACCATCTCCCCCGCACGCCTGAACCACCTCTCTACCCCCAAACTCCCCGACTACCGCGCCCTCGCCACCTAG
- a CDS encoding YceI family protein produces MRKILLLLFVAGIGTASMVAAEVPIDSSRSKITVHVSKSGLFSSLGHNHEIAAPIESGSIDADARIASFHIKTEKMMVLDPGSSESERAKIRAVMLSEQVLDSHRYPEITFSSTNIEPRQNDSLVEGTLKLHGAQRTVRFPVTYSNGHYTGSTHIKQTDFGITPIKVFGGSVSVHDALDVTFDIYPTDNR; encoded by the coding sequence ATGCGCAAGATACTGCTCCTGCTCTTTGTTGCTGGAATCGGGACAGCTTCCATGGTCGCCGCGGAAGTCCCCATCGATTCGTCCCGATCGAAGATAACGGTGCACGTCTCAAAATCAGGTCTGTTCTCAAGCCTGGGACATAACCACGAGATCGCAGCGCCTATTGAGAGCGGAAGCATCGATGCCGATGCTCGTATTGCCTCTTTTCATATCAAGACCGAAAAGATGATGGTTCTGGATCCGGGATCGAGCGAATCGGAGCGCGCGAAGATAAGAGCCGTCATGTTGAGCGAACAAGTGCTCGACTCACACCGATATCCCGAGATTACCTTCTCGTCCACGAACATCGAGCCACGGCAGAACGACTCCCTGGTTGAGGGAACCCTCAAGCTGCATGGTGCACAGAGAACCGTCCGCTTCCCCGTGACATATAGCAACGGGCACTATACGGGCTCCACTCATATAAAACAGACTGACTTTGGAATAACGCCAATCAAGGTCTTCGGCGGGTCGGTAAGCGTCCATGATGCTCTTGATGTCACATTCGACATCTACCCAACAGACAATCGCTAG